One genomic segment of Salminus brasiliensis chromosome 6, fSalBra1.hap2, whole genome shotgun sequence includes these proteins:
- the ppiaa gene encoding peptidyl-prolyl cis-trans isomerase A: MANPKVFFDIAADGNLLGRVIMELRADVVPRTAENFRQLCTGQQGFGYKGSTFHRVIPGFMCQGGDFTNHNGTGGKSIYGHKFEDENFSLKHTGAGCLSMANAGPNTNGSQFFVCTALTSWLDGKHVVFGQVVDGLDIIKKVESFGSNSGKTSAKITIANCGQL, translated from the exons ATGGCCAACCCTAAAGTCTTCTTCGACATCGCCGCAGATGGCAACCTCCTGGGCAGAGTGATCATGGAG CTGAGAGCTGATGTTGTCCCCAGAACAGCAG AGAACTTCAGGCAGCTGTGCACAGGACAGCAAGGCTTTGGCTACAAGGGTTCCACTTTCCACCGTGTCATCCCCGGCTTCATGTGCCAG GGTGGTGACTTCACAAACCACAATGGAACTGGAGGCAAGTCCATCTATGGCCACAAGTTTGAGGATGAGAACTTCAGCCTGAAACACACCGGAGCTGGCTGCCTGTCCATGGCCAACGCTGGACCCAACACCAATGGTTCCCAGTTCTTCGTCTGCACAGCTCTCACCAGCTG gCTGGATGGTAAGCACGTGGTCTTTGGCCAGGTCGTGGATGGCTTGGACATTATCAAGAAGGTGGAGAGCTTTGGCTCCAACAGCGGCAAAACCAGTGCCAAGATCACCATTGCCAACTGCGGCCAGCTGTAG
- the LOC140557013 gene encoding uncharacterized protein, whose protein sequence is MWTPLVALLLAVTSAVHCLDSNIIRSSKEIMEPEQTAPTSQRDTVDVSAHNTMRRRQDRQGRQVECSLEQVNECRGSKRRQRGGGKIKLSPEDAGRSKVPEMGECLRSRDCEEGLCCAQYLTGRRCQRIPTQGEVCLLRGRSKTRRNLDRCDCGPGLHCRPEIQSVRGQGVCHA, encoded by the exons ATGTGGACTCCCCTCGTTGCTCTCCTGCTCGCCGTGACCTCGGCTGTGCACTGCTTGGACTCGAACATCATCCGTTCCTCGAAAGAAATAATGGAACCTGAGCAG ACAGCGCCCACCTCACAGAGGGATACGGTAGACGTGAGCGCCCATAACACCATGAGGCGGAGGCAGGACCGGCAAGGCCGGCAAGTGGAGTGCTCTCTGGAACAG gtaaATGAATGCAGAGGCTCTAAGAGGAGGCAGCGTGGGGGCGGTAAGATTAAGCTGTCCCCAGAAGACGCCGGCAGGAGCAAAG TTCCCGAGATGGGCGAGTGTCTGCGCTCACGTGACTGCGAGGAGGGCTTGTGCTGCGCTCAGTATCTGACCGGGCGGCGGTGTCAGCGTATTCCCACGCAGGGAGAAGTCTGCCTGTTGCGTGGCCGATCCAAAACCCGGCGGAACCTGGACCGATGTGACTGTGGGCCGGGGCTGCACTGCAGACCAGAGATACAGAGCGTCCGGGGGCAGGGGGTCTGCCACGCTTAG